One genomic segment of Spirochaetota bacterium includes these proteins:
- a CDS encoding AIR synthase-related protein codes for MSESRYRIEVYSTINDHRGGVLKAKLERLGCRVSAVTTTDNYLVNVELSRGEAESVGRMLANPVTQAYAINEPFVPARFRHALEIGFLPGVTDNVAHTVRESIEDLLKRRLDPETSVFTSISYFLDGEIAPEEVRRIGMELYNPLIQRIKALDAAEYSLAGGMGRALPLVHIHERPEADEVSLDLSEGELRRLGREGIPDADGSRRGPLALDMLSLEAIRRYFREDEKRNPTDIELESIAQTWSEHCKHTIFAARLDELDDGVFRRFIREATMRVRREKGADDFCVSVFEDNSGGIEFDDEYVVSDKVETHNSPSALDPFGGAITGIVGVNRDTMGFGMAARPIANRYGFCFADPFDERPLYRAKDEGSKLLSPRRIMEGVIHGVNVGGNCSGIPTPQGFVYFDDRYKGKPLVFVGTIGLLPKKVNGRPSTEKKAMPGDCIVMAGGRVGRDGIHGATFSSEALNSGSPATAVQIGDPITQKKMSDAIVKEAREKDLYHSITDNGAGGLSCSVAEMAKEAGGFEVELEKVPLKYPGLAPWQIWVSESQERMTLAVPPEKCNEFITLMESRGVEATIIGRFTGSPRGIVTYRGKKVFDLDMDFLHNGLPRKNLKTARPSKPAIIPDFPAPADMTGAFHAMLSRLNIAGFEFISTQYDHEVQANSAIKPLHGRGRVNALVSVIRPIPGSRKGVVLSQGLYPSYSEIDPYRMAACSIDTAVRNAVSAGGSLKRLALLDNFCWCDSDNPERLWQLREAAQACYDYAVAYGTPFISGKDSMYNDFRGFDENFDPVSISVPPTLLVSSIGIVGDVMLCQTMDFKFDGDYIYVIGNTYDETAGSEYTAMTAVMNDRRGALYGSEVPRVDAAANARLYGAFERALAGGLAASSVSVERGGLGIAMARSAMAGELGVNVDLALVPGGEALREDVILYSESQGRLIVSVAPGNCAAFEGLFAGLPCARIGRVTRDVAIIIRGCDGAPAVTSDVARCLESYRATFRNF; via the coding sequence ATGAGCGAATCCAGGTACCGTATTGAAGTCTATTCCACAATAAATGATCATCGTGGCGGGGTTTTAAAAGCGAAACTCGAGCGCCTCGGATGCCGCGTGTCGGCGGTAACGACGACCGACAACTACCTGGTCAACGTCGAGCTTTCGCGCGGAGAGGCCGAATCGGTAGGCCGCATGCTCGCCAACCCCGTAACCCAGGCGTACGCGATCAACGAGCCCTTTGTGCCGGCGCGGTTTCGCCATGCGCTCGAGATCGGCTTTCTTCCCGGCGTCACCGACAACGTCGCGCATACCGTGCGCGAATCGATAGAAGATTTACTGAAGCGGCGGCTCGATCCCGAAACCTCCGTCTTTACCTCGATAAGCTATTTCCTGGACGGCGAGATCGCCCCGGAAGAGGTACGGCGCATCGGTATGGAGTTGTACAATCCGCTCATTCAGCGCATCAAGGCGCTCGACGCGGCCGAATATTCCTTGGCGGGCGGAATGGGGCGGGCGCTTCCCCTGGTGCATATCCATGAGCGTCCCGAGGCGGACGAGGTGAGCTTGGATCTTTCCGAAGGCGAGCTTCGGCGTCTGGGCAGGGAGGGTATTCCCGACGCCGACGGAAGCCGCAGGGGGCCGCTCGCGCTCGACATGCTTTCGCTCGAGGCAATCCGCCGTTATTTCCGCGAGGACGAAAAACGCAACCCGACCGACATCGAGCTCGAATCGATCGCGCAGACCTGGTCCGAGCACTGCAAACATACCATCTTCGCCGCGCGCCTTGACGAGCTCGACGACGGCGTCTTCCGGCGCTTCATCCGCGAAGCCACCATGCGCGTGCGGCGCGAAAAGGGCGCGGACGATTTCTGCGTATCCGTGTTCGAGGACAACTCGGGCGGCATAGAGTTCGACGACGAGTACGTGGTCTCCGACAAGGTCGAGACGCACAACAGCCCCAGCGCCCTGGACCCCTTCGGCGGGGCCATCACCGGTATAGTGGGGGTAAACCGCGACACCATGGGCTTCGGCATGGCCGCCCGGCCCATCGCCAACCGCTACGGCTTCTGCTTCGCCGATCCCTTCGACGAGCGGCCGCTGTACCGCGCGAAGGACGAAGGCTCGAAACTCCTCTCGCCGCGACGAATCATGGAAGGCGTTATCCACGGCGTCAACGTGGGAGGCAACTGCTCGGGCATCCCGACGCCGCAGGGCTTCGTCTATTTCGACGACCGCTACAAGGGCAAGCCCCTTGTGTTCGTGGGCACGATCGGCCTCTTGCCGAAGAAGGTGAACGGCAGGCCCTCGACCGAAAAGAAGGCCATGCCTGGCGATTGCATCGTCATGGCGGGCGGGCGTGTGGGACGCGACGGCATCCACGGCGCGACCTTCTCGTCCGAGGCGCTCAACTCGGGGAGCCCCGCCACGGCCGTACAGATAGGCGACCCCATCACCCAGAAGAAGATGTCCGATGCCATAGTGAAAGAGGCGCGCGAAAAGGACCTGTATCATTCCATTACCGATAACGGGGCCGGGGGCCTTTCGTGCTCGGTCGCCGAAATGGCGAAGGAGGCCGGCGGCTTCGAGGTGGAGCTTGAGAAGGTGCCGCTGAAGTACCCGGGCCTGGCCCCCTGGCAGATATGGGTGAGCGAATCGCAGGAGCGCATGACGCTCGCCGTGCCCCCGGAGAAATGCAACGAGTTCATTACGCTCATGGAGAGCCGCGGCGTGGAGGCCACCATTATCGGCCGCTTCACCGGCTCGCCGCGCGGCATCGTCACCTACAGGGGCAAAAAGGTCTTCGACCTCGACATGGACTTTTTGCACAACGGGCTTCCGCGCAAGAACCTGAAAACGGCGCGGCCGTCAAAACCCGCGATCATCCCTGATTTTCCCGCACCCGCCGACATGACCGGAGCATTCCACGCGATGCTTTCGCGGCTCAATATCGCGGGCTTCGAGTTCATCTCGACGCAGTACGACCACGAGGTGCAGGCCAATTCGGCCATCAAGCCGCTCCATGGCCGCGGCCGCGTCAACGCCCTCGTCTCGGTGATACGGCCGATTCCGGGCTCGAGAAAGGGCGTGGTGCTCTCGCAGGGGCTTTACCCATCGTACAGCGAGATCGACCCCTATCGCATGGCCGCCTGCTCCATCGACACGGCGGTGCGCAACGCCGTGTCGGCGGGCGGAAGCCTGAAGCGGCTTGCGCTCCTCGACAATTTCTGCTGGTGCGATTCGGACAATCCCGAGCGGCTGTGGCAGCTTCGTGAAGCGGCGCAGGCGTGCTACGATTACGCTGTCGCCTACGGCACGCCGTTCATCTCGGGCAAGGACAGCATGTACAACGACTTTCGGGGGTTCGATGAAAACTTCGACCCGGTGAGCATCTCCGTGCCGCCGACACTCCTCGTCTCCTCCATCGGGATCGTCGGCGACGTCATGCTGTGCCAGACCATGGATTTCAAGTTCGACGGCGATTATATCTATGTCATCGGCAATACGTACGATGAAACCGCGGGAAGCGAATACACGGCCATGACGGCCGTAATGAACGACCGCCGCGGCGCGCTGTATGGAAGCGAGGTGCCCCGCGTGGACGCCGCGGCCAATGCGCGGCTGTACGGCGCGTTCGAACGCGCGCTTGCCGGGGGACTCGCGGCCTCGTCGGTGTCGGTGGAGCGCGGCGGGCTTGGCATTGCCATGGCGCGCTCGG
- a CDS encoding family 43 glycosylhydrolase — MKTSAFKSLKWREYDGNPIIEPPFPSPIIADPSFLTPAESPDGAWHLFAHSLMGIHHFTSGDGKTFTRLPGLVCGSAMRPFILRDGDRYYLYYERTRKHILWFSWLPIKWKSHIECRVSDDLMTWSDPVVILRPTLAWHRDAKFGQSVGNPCVVRHGKRYLLYYSASLVYIPDCGFNEPLYIGVAEGESPTGPFVPRPEPLISPSPQNTWRNLGAGAFKVARLEDGFAGFENGIYWNEKTRHSGSAILVFTSKDGINWKQTVAEPLVRPEGAGWKKSHVYALDARPLDKKTWHLYYNARSDWHWTRGRERIGLLIGSIPSEKA, encoded by the coding sequence ATGAAAACATCCGCATTCAAGTCGCTCAAGTGGCGCGAGTACGACGGCAACCCGATCATCGAGCCGCCGTTCCCCTCGCCCATCATCGCGGACCCGAGCTTTCTCACGCCGGCGGAATCGCCCGACGGCGCCTGGCATCTGTTCGCGCACTCGCTCATGGGAATACACCACTTCACCTCCGGCGACGGCAAAACGTTCACACGCCTTCCCGGTCTCGTCTGCGGGAGCGCGATGCGGCCCTTCATCCTCAGAGACGGCGACAGGTATTATCTCTATTATGAGCGGACACGTAAACACATTCTGTGGTTCTCGTGGCTTCCGATAAAATGGAAATCGCATATTGAATGCAGGGTGTCAGACGATCTCATGACATGGAGCGACCCTGTTGTGATACTCCGGCCCACGCTCGCCTGGCACCGCGACGCGAAGTTCGGCCAATCGGTCGGCAATCCCTGCGTGGTGAGGCACGGGAAGCGCTATCTTCTGTATTACAGCGCATCGCTGGTCTACATTCCCGACTGCGGGTTCAACGAGCCGCTCTACATCGGCGTGGCGGAGGGCGAAAGCCCCACCGGACCGTTCGTACCGCGCCCCGAGCCGCTCATCTCGCCCTCGCCGCAAAATACCTGGCGCAACCTCGGCGCCGGCGCCTTCAAGGTGGCGCGGCTGGAGGACGGATTCGCCGGTTTCGAAAACGGAATATACTGGAACGAAAAAACGAGGCACTCGGGCTCGGCAATACTCGTTTTCACCTCGAAGGACGGCATAAACTGGAAGCAGACCGTCGCGGAACCGCTGGTCAGGCCGGAAGGCGCCGGATGGAAGAAAAGTCATGTCTATGCGCTGGACGCACGGCCGCTGGATAAAAAAACGTGGCACCTTTATTACAATGCCCGCAGTGACTGGCACTGGACCCGCGGGCGTGAACGCATCGGGCTCCTCATCGGCTCGATTCCCAGCGAAAAAGCCTGA
- a CDS encoding tetratricopeptide repeat protein, translating into MKTRAGISKRFVIVIASLVSALVLILAVAFNQVLRSNHSIIKRTIVSGHGRLLLDRGESLARALGQRKAAKTAELAREIKSLCREDVDCLHAIVFTRTADENYFRAAEIIRQNPAVETGIARNSVVREDGEAGYLKKGLFEPAVDPLIRASTGAYWQNVYVPFSLGKKEVVLQFSFSSAGLQAALDEYTAEIGRMKKIVALLATALVLAVFGASYLFMHNFTLLIEGLSASIKKASAGELDVTLNAGADEELMELATSFNSLVGGMRELKEREKILGEKQKIPEEMENKDTLGDIFKFGVTLLKEGRLDDAAALFTTLTFLKPEGFGSYFNLGVIYARRREYEKSMDMFERALQANPGNELTIRYMEKIRKLQYGDETTGDEAPA; encoded by the coding sequence ATGAAAACGCGGGCGGGAATCTCAAAACGCTTTGTGATAGTAATCGCTTCGCTCGTTTCAGCGCTGGTGCTGATCCTCGCGGTCGCGTTCAACCAGGTGCTCCGCAGCAACCATTCAATAATCAAAAGGACGATCGTGAGCGGGCACGGGCGCCTGCTTCTCGACAGAGGCGAAAGCCTTGCCCGGGCGCTCGGACAAAGAAAGGCCGCGAAGACCGCCGAGCTTGCCCGGGAGATCAAGTCCCTGTGCCGGGAAGATGTTGACTGCCTTCACGCCATCGTCTTTACCCGGACCGCGGACGAGAACTACTTTCGCGCCGCCGAAATCATCCGGCAGAACCCGGCGGTCGAAACGGGTATCGCCAGGAATTCCGTCGTGCGCGAGGACGGAGAGGCCGGATATCTTAAAAAGGGCCTCTTCGAGCCTGCCGTCGACCCGCTTATCCGCGCTTCTACAGGAGCGTACTGGCAGAATGTCTACGTCCCCTTTTCTCTGGGGAAGAAGGAGGTGGTGCTGCAGTTCTCCTTTTCCTCGGCTGGACTGCAGGCGGCCCTGGACGAGTACACGGCGGAAATCGGCAGGATGAAAAAGATCGTCGCGCTGCTCGCCACCGCACTGGTGCTTGCGGTCTTCGGCGCGAGCTATCTTTTTATGCATAACTTCACCCTGCTCATCGAGGGGCTTTCGGCATCGATAAAGAAGGCCTCCGCCGGCGAGCTCGACGTAACCCTCAACGCCGGCGCGGACGAGGAACTCATGGAGCTCGCGACGTCGTTCAACAGCCTTGTCGGCGGGATGAGGGAACTCAAGGAGCGGGAAAAAATCCTTGGGGAAAAGCAAAAAATCCCGGAGGAGATGGAGAACAAGGACACACTCGGTGATATATTCAAATTCGGGGTCACGCTCCTCAAGGAGGGCAGGCTGGACGACGCGGCGGCGCTTTTCACCACGCTTACCTTCCTCAAGCCGGAAGGTTTCGGCAGCTATTTCAACCTGGGCGTGATTTATGCGCGCCGGAGGGAGTATGAAAAATCCATGGACATGTTCGAGCGGGCCCTGCAGGCGAACCCTGGAAACGAACTCACGATCCGGTATATGGAAAAAATAAGGAAACTGCAGTACGGCGATGAAACAACCGGAGACGAAGCTCCAGCTTAA
- a CDS encoding HAMP domain-containing sensor histidine kinase, with protein MQKNRISILIADDEEKILSRLERILVKEGYTVGTASDGGTALRRLAGERYDIVLTDINMPDKNGFEVMEFIKNERIDTLSLVLTGYASVESAIRAMKLGAYDFIQKPVDAETLKLIIYRAAERVLLKRENERNMIELKKLNDLKDEFLTVVSHDLRSPLSSIGGYTNYLLKKGQLSDTQRSYLLIIREIADNLYSLVNELLDISKIEAGIIRLATEETDLTELIGTSINNFILLASDKNTAIHFHNLLDDPRAVIDRMKILQVVNNLINNAVKFTENGVIDVSAQRSDDDKAIVITVRDTGTGMTADTLKTIFEKYSFFSSEGTRGEGGTGLGLVICRRFIELHGGTVEAESAKGCGSVFRVSIPQERGK; from the coding sequence ATGCAAAAAAACCGGATCAGCATCCTCATCGCCGACGACGAGGAAAAGATACTCTCCCGTCTCGAGCGAATCCTCGTCAAGGAAGGGTATACGGTCGGCACCGCCTCCGACGGCGGCACCGCGCTCCGCAGGCTGGCCGGGGAGCGCTACGACATCGTTCTCACCGACATCAACATGCCCGATAAAAACGGCTTCGAGGTGATGGAGTTCATAAAGAACGAACGGATCGACACCCTGTCGCTGGTGCTTACCGGCTACGCATCGGTCGAGAGCGCGATCCGGGCAATGAAGCTGGGCGCCTACGATTTCATACAAAAACCGGTCGACGCCGAGACGCTCAAGCTTATCATCTACAGGGCCGCCGAGCGCGTCCTCCTCAAACGCGAGAACGAGCGCAACATGATCGAGCTCAAGAAACTCAACGACCTCAAGGACGAATTCCTCACGGTGGTATCGCACGATCTTCGCTCGCCCCTCTCGTCCATAGGCGGATATACCAACTACCTGCTCAAGAAGGGCCAGCTCTCGGACACCCAGCGGAGCTACCTGCTGATAATCCGCGAGATAGCGGACAACCTCTATTCGCTGGTAAACGAACTGCTGGATATTTCCAAAATCGAGGCGGGGATTATTCGGCTCGCCACGGAGGAGACGGACCTGACCGAGCTTATCGGCACAAGCATCAATAATTTCATACTGCTCGCCTCGGACAAGAACACGGCCATCCATTTCCACAACCTTCTCGACGACCCGCGCGCGGTTATCGACCGCATGAAGATACTGCAAGTGGTCAACAACCTCATAAATAACGCGGTCAAATTCACCGAAAACGGCGTCATCGATGTCAGCGCACAGCGGTCGGATGACGACAAAGCCATCGTCATCACCGTCCGGGACACCGGCACGGGAATGACGGCCGACACGCTTAAGACCATCTTCGAAAAGTATTCCTTCTTCAGCTCGGAGGGCACAAGGGGAGAAGGCGGCACCGGTCTCGGGCTTGTGATATGCAGGCGCTTCATTGAGCTGCACGGCGGGACAGTCGAGGCGGAAAGCGCCAAGGGCTGCGGCAGTGTATTTCGCGTAAGCATTCCACAGGAGAGAGGAAAATGA